Proteins encoded by one window of Desulfovibrio ferrophilus:
- a CDS encoding YlxR family protein has translation MCVICRRRFPKRELTRYICPAGAQGPVQDESQILPGRGYYLCTDEACEIRLSKYKGWQRAPRGK, from the coding sequence ATGTGCGTCATCTGCCGCAGAAGATTCCCCAAGCGGGAGTTGACGCGATACATCTGCCCCGCCGGTGCGCAGGGCCCGGTTCAGGACGAATCCCAGATTCTTCCTGGACGAGGCTACTACCTGTGTACCGATGAGGCATGCGAAATACGATTAAGTAAATACAAGGGCTGGCAAAGGGCGCCAAGGGGTAAATAA
- the flgG gene encoding flagellar basal-body rod protein FlgG: protein MMRSLWTAATGMVAQQLNIDVISNNLANVNTIGFKKSRAEFEDLMYQSMKIAGSPTEAGNLIPTGMQVGMGVKPTTVHKFFTQGDFENTGNALDLVVEGEGFFQVEVNGELAYTRAGAFKLDNEGRVVTANGYVLQPEFTVPTETKNIVVTENGHISALDSAGEELAATDIPLYTFINNAGLNSMGKNLYSQTEASGAATEGTAGEDNVGTIAQGFLEMSNVEIVDEMVQMIVAQRAYEVNSKAVTTSDQMLQTANQIKR, encoded by the coding sequence ATGATGCGATCTCTGTGGACTGCCGCGACGGGAATGGTCGCCCAGCAGCTCAATATCGACGTTATTTCCAACAACCTGGCCAACGTGAACACCATCGGGTTCAAGAAGAGCAGGGCCGAGTTTGAGGACCTCATGTACCAAAGCATGAAGATTGCGGGTTCCCCTACCGAGGCCGGCAATCTGATTCCCACGGGCATGCAGGTTGGTATGGGTGTCAAACCCACGACGGTGCACAAGTTCTTTACGCAGGGTGATTTTGAGAACACGGGTAATGCCCTGGATCTCGTGGTCGAGGGAGAAGGGTTTTTCCAGGTGGAGGTCAACGGTGAGTTGGCTTACACACGCGCTGGAGCGTTCAAGCTGGATAACGAGGGCCGGGTCGTCACGGCCAATGGGTATGTACTGCAACCGGAATTTACCGTGCCCACGGAGACCAAGAATATCGTGGTCACGGAAAACGGTCATATCTCCGCTTTGGACAGTGCTGGTGAAGAACTCGCAGCCACCGACATTCCACTTTACACCTTCATTAATAATGCGGGCCTCAACTCCATGGGCAAGAACCTCTATTCGCAGACTGAGGCCTCTGGTGCAGCTACCGAGGGAACAGCCGGTGAGGACAATGTTGGAACCATCGCTCAGGGTTTCCTGGAGATGTCCAACGTCGAAATCGTCGACGAGATGGTCCAGATGATCGTGGCTCAGCGTGCGTACGAAGTGAACTCCAAGGCCGTGACAACCTCTGACCAGATGCTGCAAACCGCAAACCAGATCAAGCGATAG
- the nusA gene encoding transcription termination factor NusA, which yields MSMELRKAIDQISKDKGIDRDLLVDTLEEAVRTSVMRKFGDEIDIEVSFNEEDGEIEVYQFKAVVEEVEDEGTEITLADAQQHDPGAQMDDELGFRLKVEDLGRIAAQSAKQVIIQRMRDAEQEIIYEEYKDRIGEIASGIIQRRDKMGWIINLGRTEALLPKDEQIPRERYKRGDRVQAFMIDVRREGRGPQVIVSRSHPDYMITLFKREVPEVADNTVSIIGVARDPGSRAKVAVTSHDRDVDPVGACVGIRGSRIQNVVQELRGERIDIVVWSPDVATYAVNALSPAIITRITVDEEEKMLEVVVPDDQLTLAIGRKGQNVKLASKLLDWKIDIFTESRYGELHAELQSLEQIASVAEIPVEKFIVAGYDSMEKLVTASDEQLQEIESITEDKVGDIRSAINLLNSFHSQAAAHEEQDGLKDEEKAPATEAGEESEADEQAEKPVDATDESAE from the coding sequence ATGAGCATGGAACTGAGAAAAGCCATCGATCAGATCAGCAAGGACAAGGGCATCGACCGCGACTTGCTCGTAGACACGCTTGAGGAAGCTGTTCGCACTTCCGTTATGCGCAAGTTCGGAGACGAAATCGACATCGAAGTCTCTTTTAACGAAGAAGACGGCGAAATCGAAGTCTATCAGTTCAAGGCTGTAGTCGAAGAGGTCGAAGACGAGGGCACCGAGATCACTCTCGCAGATGCCCAACAACACGACCCCGGCGCACAGATGGATGACGAACTCGGCTTCCGCCTGAAGGTGGAAGATCTGGGCCGCATTGCTGCCCAGTCTGCCAAACAGGTCATCATCCAGCGCATGCGTGATGCCGAGCAGGAAATCATCTACGAAGAATACAAGGACCGCATTGGCGAAATCGCCAGCGGTATCATCCAACGCCGCGACAAAATGGGCTGGATCATCAATCTGGGCCGCACCGAAGCGTTGTTGCCCAAGGATGAGCAGATTCCCCGCGAGCGTTACAAACGTGGCGACCGTGTACAGGCCTTCATGATTGACGTGCGCCGTGAAGGACGTGGCCCTCAGGTCATCGTCTCTCGCTCGCACCCTGACTACATGATTACCCTGTTCAAGCGCGAAGTGCCCGAAGTTGCCGACAACACCGTGAGCATCATTGGTGTCGCCCGGGACCCGGGAAGCCGAGCCAAGGTGGCGGTGACCTCTCACGACCGTGATGTAGATCCTGTGGGCGCCTGTGTAGGCATCCGTGGCTCCCGCATCCAGAACGTGGTTCAGGAACTTCGCGGCGAACGCATCGACATCGTTGTCTGGAGTCCGGACGTGGCTACCTACGCTGTGAACGCCCTTTCTCCAGCCATCATCACCCGCATCACTGTGGATGAAGAAGAGAAGATGCTGGAAGTGGTCGTTCCCGATGATCAGCTCACCCTGGCCATTGGACGCAAAGGACAAAACGTCAAGCTCGCTTCCAAACTGCTTGACTGGAAGATCGATATTTTCACCGAGAGCCGTTATGGCGAATTGCACGCAGAGCTTCAGTCTCTGGAGCAGATCGCCAGTGTGGCCGAAATCCCCGTCGAAAAGTTCATCGTTGCGGGCTACGATTCCATGGAAAAACTCGTCACTGCCAGCGACGAACAGCTCCAGGAAATCGAGTCCATCACCGAGGACAAAGTCGGGGACATCCGTTCCGCCATCAACTTGCTCAACTCGTTCCATTCCCAGGCTGCTGCTCACGAAGAGCAGGACGGCCTGAAGGACGAGGAAAAGGCTCCTGCCACCGAGGCAGGAGAAGAGTCAGAGGCTGATGAACAGGCAGAAAAGCCTGTCGACGCTACGGATGAATCTGCCGAGTAA
- the rimP gene encoding ribosome maturation factor RimP — MIAPNIIKELTGLVAPMAEAMGLTLWGIESSSDDWRAILRIYVDTDDGVDVSQCASLSRDISVMLDVEDIIPDSFSLEVSSPGLNRPFFSTEQMQGYEGQQLKLRLHEPFEGSKSFIGALKTVEEQRFTIILEDGGDELTFGFDEIKRVRIRYQFPAKNTGRKA, encoded by the coding sequence ATGATCGCACCGAACATCATCAAGGAACTGACAGGGCTTGTTGCCCCCATGGCCGAGGCCATGGGACTCACCCTGTGGGGCATAGAGTCGTCCAGTGACGACTGGCGTGCTATCCTGCGCATTTATGTTGATACGGATGACGGCGTGGACGTAAGTCAATGCGCCTCCCTGTCGCGAGACATCTCCGTGATGCTTGATGTCGAGGACATCATTCCCGACAGCTTCAGCCTTGAAGTCTCCTCTCCCGGACTGAACAGACCGTTCTTCAGCACGGAGCAGATGCAAGGCTACGAAGGGCAACAACTTAAATTGAGACTGCACGAGCCTTTTGAGGGTTCCAAAAGTTTCATCGGCGCACTGAAGACTGTGGAAGAGCAGCGCTTCACCATTATCCTTGAGGACGGTGGTGACGAACTGACATTCGGCTTCGACGAAATAAAAAGAGTCCGAATTCGTTACCAGTTTCCCGCAAAGAACACGGGAAGAAAGGCATAA
- a CDS encoding peptidoglycan DD-metalloendopeptidase family protein, with product MIPSKLDTSSPMVTGETPAEVRQKMAMDEVRNSLKSAEGDDAKLRKATQGFEAIFIGKLWEQMRKNVPKEGYLHSREEDTYMSMFDRELALKMSESGGIGLGQMLYDELKEQLSDKASGIRSRGIEAPEMVGDAGQGLPLKQEAEVRSQDDQHRAMALQQAELVLKNMSARRLGPAETGQTRLEPDFNPLADTDPTVRSAASSPPEIMNRALNLAARIEMGNARTEAASEVAKGNAQSRMLSQLNWPVQGDIVSGFGWQTDQASGERVWRSGVEISGAHGDAVQAGWGGTVVFAGERGDQGQTIVLEHPEGWRTVYGQVGKSLVSTGDTVNAGSKIAELEETGKESEPRLYFEIRKGEQAWNPEAVRERMQAVASGN from the coding sequence ATGATTCCCTCCAAGCTTGATACCAGTTCCCCCATGGTGACCGGCGAAACCCCGGCCGAAGTGCGCCAGAAGATGGCCATGGACGAGGTGCGTAACAGCCTGAAGTCCGCTGAGGGTGATGATGCCAAGTTGCGCAAGGCAACTCAGGGGTTCGAGGCAATCTTCATTGGCAAGCTGTGGGAACAGATGCGCAAGAACGTGCCCAAGGAAGGCTATCTGCACAGTCGCGAAGAAGACACCTACATGTCCATGTTCGATCGCGAGCTGGCATTGAAGATGTCTGAATCCGGCGGCATCGGTCTGGGCCAGATGCTCTACGATGAACTCAAGGAGCAGCTGTCAGACAAGGCCAGCGGAATTCGTTCCCGCGGTATTGAAGCACCTGAAATGGTCGGAGACGCCGGACAGGGACTGCCCTTGAAGCAGGAGGCAGAGGTTCGCTCTCAGGACGATCAACATCGCGCCATGGCCTTGCAACAGGCGGAACTGGTCCTGAAGAACATGTCAGCCCGCAGGCTTGGTCCTGCGGAGACGGGGCAGACGCGCCTGGAGCCCGATTTCAATCCGTTGGCGGATACCGACCCCACGGTCCGGTCTGCTGCCTCCAGCCCGCCTGAGATCATGAATCGGGCACTGAACCTGGCCGCACGCATCGAGATGGGCAATGCCCGGACGGAAGCGGCGTCGGAAGTGGCGAAGGGCAATGCACAATCCCGGATGCTCAGTCAGTTGAATTGGCCCGTGCAGGGCGACATCGTCAGTGGTTTCGGTTGGCAAACCGATCAGGCTTCAGGCGAGCGGGTCTGGCGCTCGGGCGTGGAAATTTCCGGAGCTCATGGGGATGCGGTTCAGGCCGGATGGGGTGGAACGGTTGTCTTTGCGGGCGAACGCGGTGATCAGGGGCAGACCATTGTGCTTGAGCATCCCGAGGGATGGCGAACCGTTTATGGTCAAGTAGGCAAGAGCCTCGTGTCCACCGGTGATACCGTTAATGCTGGCAGCAAAATTGCAGAGTTGGAGGAAACCGGAAAAGAAAGCGAACCCCGATTGTACTTTGAAATCAGGAAGGGCGAGCAGGCCTGGAACCCCGAAGCGGTTCGGGAACGTATGCAGGCCGTGGCTTCCGGGAACTAA
- a CDS encoding flagellar basal body P-ring protein FlgI: MSTANLNRTPQDLRKLRVAIACAIVFLLAGALCPMTADAVRLKDIASFGGVRNNDLVGYGLVVGLSGTGDKSSGSQFTIQSMVSMLDRMGVAVEQAQLKPKNVAAVMVTARMPVSSKPGSRLDVTVSSLGNAQSLLGGILLLTPLRGVDGNVYALAQGALALGGVSVQGAAAGAQKNIATVGSIPNGASVERGVPFKFNNQDELTLQMNVADFSTTMSVVEIINETLGQDFAKADDVSTVRLRIPQEFKGNLVPLMASLENLEVSPDSKAKVVVDEKTGTVVLGRNVRLSKVAVAHGNLQIVITEGTDVSQPAPFGGGETVAAPSTEINVQEENRRLIMMEGATLQELIDGLNSIGATPRDLISILKTLKTAGALHADLEVM, encoded by the coding sequence ATGAGTACTGCAAATCTGAATAGAACTCCGCAAGACTTGCGTAAGCTTCGGGTCGCAATTGCCTGTGCCATTGTGTTCCTGCTGGCGGGGGCGCTTTGTCCCATGACGGCTGATGCCGTTCGCCTGAAGGACATCGCGTCGTTTGGTGGGGTTCGCAATAACGACCTGGTTGGTTACGGCCTGGTGGTCGGTCTTTCGGGCACGGGCGACAAGAGCAGTGGCTCGCAGTTTACCATCCAGTCCATGGTCAGCATGCTCGATCGAATGGGAGTTGCGGTGGAACAGGCTCAACTCAAGCCCAAGAACGTTGCTGCCGTCATGGTCACTGCGCGCATGCCCGTTTCATCCAAGCCGGGGTCGCGTCTTGATGTCACTGTTTCCTCATTGGGTAACGCTCAAAGCTTGTTGGGTGGTATCCTGTTGCTCACCCCCCTGCGCGGTGTGGATGGTAATGTCTATGCCCTGGCACAGGGTGCTCTGGCCCTGGGCGGTGTCTCCGTACAGGGTGCGGCAGCCGGTGCCCAGAAGAACATTGCCACTGTCGGTAGCATTCCCAACGGTGCGAGCGTTGAGCGGGGTGTGCCTTTCAAGTTCAACAATCAGGATGAACTCACGCTGCAAATGAATGTGGCTGATTTTTCAACCACGATGAGCGTGGTGGAGATTATCAACGAAACCTTGGGTCAGGATTTTGCGAAGGCCGACGATGTGTCCACCGTGCGCCTCAGGATTCCTCAGGAATTCAAGGGTAATCTTGTTCCCTTGATGGCCTCGCTGGAGAATCTCGAGGTGAGCCCGGACTCCAAGGCAAAGGTGGTCGTGGACGAGAAGACCGGCACCGTCGTTCTTGGTCGCAATGTACGATTGTCCAAGGTTGCTGTGGCGCATGGCAATTTGCAGATCGTGATTACGGAAGGAACCGATGTTTCGCAGCCAGCACCTTTCGGTGGTGGTGAAACCGTGGCGGCTCCTTCGACAGAGATTAATGTCCAAGAGGAAAACAGGCGGCTGATCATGATGGAGGGAGCAACTCTGCAGGAATTGATCGATGGATTGAACTCCATCGGAGCCACGCCGCGGGATTTGATTTCCATCCTGAAGACCTTGAAGACAGCAGGCGCTCTGCATGCGGATCTGGAGGTCATGTAA
- the flgF gene encoding flagellar basal-body rod protein FlgF translates to MQQSMYTAMFGAMTQEHRLNIIANNLANVNTTGYKRDRQAFKDVFEHYAHDDIREPMMHLRSKPLFPAPDYYAKPRIAVSKIEFTQGSLKQTNNELDVAVSGDGFFKVRSGDGKDYYTRNGAFSMTAEGQLVDGVGNAVLGEGGPIELPPNTRISIDGLGNISADGDVIDTLQFVDIVDLEGLQKFGNSYYEPVAEGSAVERPVENGTIAQGYLEAPNVEVVTEMVNMIETQRAFEAYQKVISTTGETDTKAIMKVGSNQ, encoded by the coding sequence ATGCAACAAAGCATGTATACCGCCATGTTCGGGGCAATGACCCAGGAACATCGCTTGAACATCATCGCCAACAATTTGGCGAACGTGAACACAACCGGCTACAAGCGCGATCGTCAGGCGTTCAAGGACGTTTTCGAGCATTATGCTCATGATGACATCCGTGAGCCCATGATGCATCTGCGGTCAAAGCCGTTGTTTCCTGCGCCGGATTATTACGCCAAGCCGCGTATTGCCGTGTCCAAAATCGAGTTTACTCAGGGCAGCCTGAAACAGACGAACAATGAATTGGACGTGGCTGTTTCGGGTGACGGCTTCTTCAAGGTCCGAAGTGGCGATGGAAAGGATTATTACACCCGTAATGGGGCTTTCAGCATGACGGCCGAAGGCCAGTTGGTGGACGGGGTAGGTAATGCCGTTCTGGGCGAGGGTGGCCCCATTGAGTTGCCACCAAACACCCGTATCAGCATTGACGGTTTGGGTAATATCTCAGCCGATGGCGATGTCATCGACACGTTGCAATTCGTGGACATAGTCGACCTCGAAGGTCTGCAGAAGTTTGGCAACAGCTATTACGAACCTGTTGCAGAAGGATCTGCGGTTGAGCGGCCTGTCGAAAATGGGACCATAGCTCAGGGATATCTTGAAGCACCCAATGTCGAAGTCGTGACCGAGATGGTGAATATGATCGAAACCCAGCGTGCTTTTGAAGCCTATCAGAAGGTGATTAGCACGACAGGTGAAACCGATACCAAGGCCATCATGAAGGTTGGCTCGAACCAATAG
- a CDS encoding flagellar basal body L-ring protein FlgH produces MKTLMMAMICILALSGCQTAQRNAAPSPVLTAPIAEAPPARENPGSLFDPGEANYLFGDNRARNVGDVVMVNIIETSSGKHKADTTADRKSSMNLGISNWFGKDEAALIPLGQSVGLSGAVGATPMIQSSATTGFEGEGETNRESTVSATLAARVVRVLPGGLLQIEGAREIKVNNETQILVVRGLARAKDITPNNSISSTYLADAKIEYYGQGVLADKQRPGWLTRILENVWPF; encoded by the coding sequence ATGAAGACTTTGATGATGGCGATGATCTGCATCCTGGCCCTGAGCGGTTGTCAGACGGCTCAGCGCAATGCCGCGCCGTCGCCGGTGTTGACGGCCCCCATAGCCGAAGCACCGCCAGCACGTGAAAATCCCGGTTCCCTCTTCGATCCCGGAGAGGCCAACTATCTGTTTGGTGACAACCGGGCTCGTAACGTTGGGGATGTCGTGATGGTCAACATTATTGAGACCTCCAGCGGCAAGCATAAGGCGGATACCACCGCGGACCGCAAGTCCAGCATGAATTTGGGTATCAGCAACTGGTTTGGCAAGGATGAAGCGGCCTTGATTCCGCTGGGGCAATCTGTGGGCTTGTCGGGAGCCGTTGGTGCTACTCCGATGATTCAATCCAGTGCGACCACTGGTTTTGAGGGCGAAGGCGAGACCAATCGTGAATCCACTGTGTCAGCGACCTTGGCTGCGCGGGTGGTGCGAGTTCTCCCCGGTGGCCTGCTGCAAATTGAAGGCGCCCGCGAGATCAAGGTTAACAATGAAACTCAGATACTTGTGGTTCGCGGATTGGCCCGGGCCAAGGATATCACACCCAATAACTCCATCTCTTCGACCTATCTTGCCGATGCCAAGATCGAGTACTACGGGCAGGGCGTTCTTGCCGACAAGCAGCGCCCTGGCTGGTTGACACGAATTTTGGAAAATGTCTGGCCGTTCTAG
- the flgA gene encoding flagellar basal body P-ring formation chaperone FlgA, which produces MHSYQRHLKIMATVLLWFAMLLFAGTALAATVEASWRLTLGTAAVAHGTRVTLGEIAHPVGDLPAQQWERLAAIELWSAPEEQGKQHTVTTEKLTKMLRYYLGDVAALCVTSGHLVIQRGGKVIDGPELERQVVQALTSRISGLRGEVSLRDFRLPRQVFLSDRQSNIEVSVAGRFEPGRLSLQLTEMDAGGNAKRRYTGGVFLDQWLNVPCALRPINSRERLTPDAVGFKRKNAAYLRGELWDGRSFGQRVQRSVGAGEVLYQDNLEDVPLVSRGDILTLVFQGQYVRLTASAKALSDGKLGQRILVENLSSKREIAAEIRDAHTVVVR; this is translated from the coding sequence ATGCATAGTTATCAGCGACATCTCAAGATCATGGCCACAGTCCTGTTGTGGTTTGCCATGCTGCTTTTCGCAGGGACGGCCCTGGCCGCGACGGTGGAAGCTTCCTGGCGCCTGACATTGGGAACCGCCGCTGTGGCACACGGAACTCGAGTGACTCTTGGTGAAATTGCCCATCCCGTGGGTGATTTGCCCGCGCAGCAGTGGGAACGTCTTGCGGCTATCGAGTTGTGGAGTGCCCCCGAAGAGCAGGGAAAACAGCACACCGTCACGACTGAGAAGTTAACCAAGATGCTGCGCTATTATCTTGGGGATGTCGCTGCTTTGTGCGTGACTTCCGGTCATCTTGTGATTCAGCGGGGCGGAAAAGTCATTGATGGTCCCGAGTTGGAACGCCAGGTCGTTCAGGCGCTGACCTCCAGGATTTCAGGCCTGCGTGGCGAAGTGAGTCTGCGAGATTTTCGTCTGCCCAGGCAGGTCTTTTTGAGTGACAGGCAAAGCAACATCGAGGTGTCCGTGGCTGGACGCTTCGAACCTGGGCGGCTGTCCTTGCAACTGACCGAGATGGATGCTGGGGGCAACGCGAAGCGCCGGTACACCGGAGGCGTGTTCCTGGATCAATGGTTGAATGTACCCTGCGCCCTTAGGCCCATCAATTCCCGGGAACGTTTGACTCCCGATGCCGTTGGTTTCAAGCGCAAGAACGCTGCCTACCTGCGCGGTGAACTCTGGGATGGACGCAGCTTCGGACAGCGCGTGCAACGCTCCGTCGGTGCAGGTGAGGTGCTGTATCAGGACAATCTTGAAGATGTGCCCCTGGTGAGCCGAGGCGATATCCTGACCCTGGTCTTTCAGGGCCAGTATGTCCGCCTGACCGCCAGTGCAAAAGCTCTGAGCGACGGCAAGCTTGGGCAACGAATTTTGGTGGAGAATCTTTCCAGTAAGCGTGAAATTGCGGCCGAAATCCGTGATGCGCACACTGTTGTGGTCCGATGA
- a CDS encoding substrate-binding periplasmic protein, translating into MKRFWMIVLILVFLFQIPEILHAKTLRLVTLNSPPLEYPDAQGQPTGLNMEIALEALRRLGHDAVVDFVPWKRALEMVRSGSADAIVDAGYNSERAAYLHYPYENIYLEEVFAFKRAEKHFTLDEGLGNAQDFRLGVGRGYYYGMAMDRALQEGRFKSIEEVYQIELSFRMLMADRIDMFIGVRVPILYLLEQMDLADDIDIVFNTDTGAEYALDFSPTYVAFSKKSMNERIADEFDIILKSMKEDGTFERIYRRYGLN; encoded by the coding sequence GTGAAAAGATTCTGGATGATTGTGTTGATTCTTGTCTTTCTTTTTCAAATTCCTGAGATTTTGCATGCCAAGACACTGAGGCTTGTGACTTTGAATAGCCCACCCCTTGAGTATCCCGATGCCCAGGGGCAGCCGACCGGGTTGAATATGGAAATTGCCCTTGAGGCTCTTCGGCGTTTGGGACATGACGCAGTGGTGGACTTTGTTCCCTGGAAGCGCGCTCTGGAGATGGTGCGAAGTGGCAGCGCCGATGCCATCGTAGATGCTGGCTACAATTCAGAGCGGGCAGCCTATCTTCATTACCCCTATGAAAATATCTATCTGGAGGAGGTCTTCGCTTTCAAGCGTGCCGAGAAGCATTTCACTTTGGATGAGGGGCTTGGGAACGCTCAAGACTTCAGGTTGGGAGTAGGTAGAGGCTATTATTATGGGATGGCAATGGACAGAGCTCTTCAGGAAGGACGTTTCAAGTCCATTGAGGAGGTATATCAAATCGAGCTTAGTTTTCGAATGCTTATGGCTGACAGGATTGACATGTTCATCGGGGTTCGTGTCCCAATTCTTTATTTATTGGAACAAATGGATTTGGCCGATGATATCGATATAGTCTTCAATACTGATACCGGGGCTGAATATGCCTTGGACTTTTCTCCGACCTACGTGGCTTTTTCCAAAAAAAGTATGAATGAACGCATTGCCGATGAATTCGATATTATTCTGAAATCAATGAAAGAAGATGGAACTTTTGAAAGAATTTATAGGCGGTATGGTCTGAATTGA